A stretch of DNA from Anopheles ziemanni chromosome 3, idAnoZiCoDA_A2_x.2, whole genome shotgun sequence:
CCTGGCGTTTCAGGGCGTACACGACGTCCATGGCGGTGACGGTCTTGCGCTTGGCGTGCTCGGTGTACGTCACGGCATCACGGATCACGTTCTCGAGGAACACTTTCAGCACACCGCGAGTTTCTTCGTAGATCAGGCCGGAAATACGCTTCACACCGCCACGGCGAGCCAGACGGCGGATGGCCGGTTTCGTGATTCCCTGGATGTTATCACGCAGCACTTTGCGATGACGCTTGGCACCTCCTTTGCCCAGTCCCTTGCCTCCTTTTCCGCGGCCGgtcatgatgatgctgctttacacaattggttgttgttgacacgatgcaaactgaacgaacggtttcggcgaacttttttttttttttttttttttttttttattaaagagATTTTGCGCCTTAACGGCGACATTCATCTCTATCTTAAATTAAAGTTACATAGTAGGgaaatgtttggaatcatGGGATAGTTTAAGGAAAGGAttgggtggggaggggaacAATATTGCCTTAATTTAAACTTAAGattaggtttgtttttcatttttatttattctttcctttctgttaaatttctttatatattttaatttctttcaaaaattGTATGATGTTGTGTTCGCTTGTGGGGTCGTTGCTGAGGGCGGATTCTAGGTTTGGTGGGATGTTGAATTGCTGTCTGGCAGTAGTATGGGCTCTGCATTCAACTATGATATGATTGACGGTGAGCTGGCATCCACAGGTGATGCACATTGGTGGTGGGCTGTTCTTCGTGAAAAGGTAGCTATGAGTCAGTCGGGTGTGTCCTATTCTGATGCGGGTGAGGATCCGTTGGTCGCGTGGTTTCGGTGTGTCATTCCATGGTAGTGTGGT
This window harbors:
- the LOC131288004 gene encoding histone H4 produces the protein MTGRGKGGKGLGKGGAKRHRKVLRDNIQGITKPAIRRLARRGGVKRISGLIYEETRGVLKVFLENVIRDAVTYTEHAKRKTVTAMDVVYALKRQGRTLYGFGG